A stretch of the Sulfurimonas sp. HSL3-1 genome encodes the following:
- the recG gene encoding ATP-dependent DNA helicase RecG: protein MQIEQADIEKFKKLGVYSAAELAIHAPVRFEDRRLYPRLKEGTEQAIDATVESIQRSPRTVTISLYVHNFGHRIEGVLFNPKPYMLRFFTEGERTLFYGRIDCRQGRCQMSHPQRIPEAGTLTPKYKTPLRTDVMARLAARYITRENLLDEGLPPAVADALLGLHFPKEAPLKEPTPQQLYALKYTELYSYMRSLQGKRRYFHALKKLEGDWRVWAMRLPFLLTDEQAKAIEAIEADFKKPHAAKRMVVGDVGAGKTMVILAAMQMASPHRSILMAPTTILANQLYEEARKFLPEKKILLITNATPKKMPLGEADVLIGTHALLYRDLPEAALIMVDEQHRFGTAQRHRLEKLLSEGTRHPHYLQFSATPIPRTQAMIDSAHIDVSLITKTPFQKDISTAVIHKPDFPTLLQHIRAEIAQEHQVLIVYPLVEESENFGYQSIEEARGYWEKHFENVYVTYGKDKEKEAILETFRERGDILLATTVIEVGISLPRLTTVVIVGAERLGLATLHQLRGRVSRTGLKGWCFLYTNLKESERLDAFRQTDNGFDIAALDLKYRKSGDLLKGSIQSGKKFLWADIGEDEGIVREVKAALSR from the coding sequence ATGCAAATTGAACAGGCCGATATCGAAAAATTTAAAAAACTCGGCGTCTACTCGGCCGCAGAGCTCGCCATTCACGCCCCGGTCCGTTTTGAGGACCGCCGGCTTTACCCCAGGCTTAAAGAGGGCACCGAGCAGGCGATCGATGCCACCGTCGAATCGATACAACGCTCCCCCCGGACGGTGACCATCTCCCTCTATGTGCACAACTTCGGGCACCGAATCGAGGGGGTCTTGTTCAATCCGAAACCCTATATGCTGCGTTTTTTTACCGAAGGGGAACGCACCCTTTTCTACGGCCGTATCGACTGCAGACAGGGGCGCTGCCAGATGAGTCACCCCCAGCGTATCCCCGAGGCGGGCACGCTCACCCCCAAATACAAAACGCCCCTGCGCACCGACGTCATGGCCCGTCTCGCCGCACGCTACATCACCCGTGAAAATCTACTGGATGAGGGGCTGCCCCCCGCTGTTGCCGATGCACTGCTCGGGCTGCACTTCCCTAAAGAGGCTCCGCTGAAGGAACCCACACCGCAACAGCTCTACGCCCTCAAATACACTGAGCTCTACAGTTATATGCGTTCGCTCCAGGGGAAACGACGCTATTTTCATGCGCTGAAAAAACTGGAGGGCGACTGGCGTGTCTGGGCCATGCGTCTGCCGTTTCTCCTGACCGATGAACAGGCAAAAGCCATCGAGGCGATTGAAGCGGACTTCAAAAAGCCCCATGCCGCCAAACGGATGGTCGTCGGGGATGTCGGCGCGGGCAAAACGATGGTGATACTGGCGGCGATGCAGATGGCCTCCCCCCACCGCAGCATCCTGATGGCGCCTACGACCATCCTTGCCAACCAGCTATACGAAGAGGCGCGTAAGTTCCTCCCGGAAAAAAAGATTCTGCTCATCACGAATGCTACCCCGAAAAAAATGCCGCTGGGGGAGGCCGATGTCCTTATCGGCACCCATGCCCTGCTCTACCGCGACCTCCCCGAAGCCGCGCTCATCATGGTCGATGAGCAGCACCGCTTCGGGACCGCGCAGCGCCACCGGCTGGAGAAACTGCTCTCGGAGGGTACCCGTCACCCTCATTACCTGCAGTTCTCCGCCACACCCATTCCCCGTACCCAGGCGATGATCGATTCCGCCCATATCGACGTCAGCCTCATTACCAAGACCCCCTTTCAAAAAGACATCTCGACCGCGGTCATCCACAAGCCTGACTTCCCAACCCTGCTGCAGCACATCCGCGCAGAGATCGCACAAGAGCACCAGGTCCTCATCGTCTACCCCCTTGTCGAAGAGAGCGAGAATTTCGGCTATCAAAGTATTGAAGAGGCCAGAGGTTACTGGGAAAAACATTTTGAGAACGTCTACGTCACCTACGGCAAAGACAAGGAGAAAGAGGCGATTCTTGAAACGTTCAGGGAGCGAGGAGACATCCTTCTTGCCACAACCGTCATTGAGGTCGGCATCTCGCTTCCGCGCCTGACGACAGTTGTCATCGTCGGCGCCGAACGCCTCGGGCTGGCTACCCTTCACCAGTTGCGCGGACGCGTCAGCCGCACAGGCCTCAAAGGATGGTGTTTTCTCTATACGAACTTGAAGGAGAGCGAACGCCTCGATGCCTTCCGCCAAACGGACAACGGCTTTGACATCGCTGCGCTGGATCTGAAGTACCGCAAAAGCGGCGATCTGCTCAAAGGCAGTATCCAGAGCGGGAAAAAGTTCCTCTGGGCAGACATCGGCGAAGATGAGGGAATTGTCCGGGAAGTCAAAGCGGCACTATCGCGCTGA